The Glycine max cultivar Williams 82 chromosome 12, Glycine_max_v4.0, whole genome shotgun sequence genome window below encodes:
- the LOC100807915 gene encoding stress response protein NST1-like, whose product MRREATKEEMRWEAAKEWRREARKGVVKVTAVAREVLKEDEEEVVEEERARDREEERERREFVVHVPLLDKKEIERRVLEKKKKDLLSRYTSEGLVEKQTEAKDMLNIQR is encoded by the coding sequence ATGAGGCGGGAGGCGACGAAGGAGGAGATGAGGTGGGAGGCGGCGAAGGAGTGGAGGAGGGAGGCGAGGAAGGGGGTGGTGAAGGTGACCGCGGTGGCAAGGGAGGTGCTAAAGGAGGATGAGGaggaggtggtggaggaggagaggGCGAGGGACAGAGAGGAGGAGAGGGAAAGGAGGGAGTTTGTGGTGCACGTGCCGCTGTTAGACAAGAAGGAGATTGAGAGGAGGGTgctagagaagaagaagaaggatctGTTAAGTAGGTACACGAGTGAGGGGCTCGTGGAGAAGCAGACTGAGGCCAAGGACATGCTCAACATTCAGCGTTAG